One genomic window of Cygnus olor isolate bCygOlo1 chromosome 3, bCygOlo1.pri.v2, whole genome shotgun sequence includes the following:
- the GCLC gene encoding glutamate--cysteine ligase catalytic subunit, whose translation MGLLSQGSPLSWEETRRHAEHVRKHGILQFLHIYRALRDRHKDVLKWGDEVEYMLVKFDHENKKVRLALHGEEVLQTLQDKGEKINPNHPTLWRPEYGSYMIEGTPGQPYGGTMSEFNTVQDNMRKRRQEAASVLKENEAVCTVTSFPRLGCPGFTVPEYKPTPVEGGASKSLFFPDEAINKHPRFSTLTRNIRHRRGEKVVINVPIFKDKNTPSPFIETFPNDDGEAAKAAKPDYIYMDAMGFGMGNCCLQVTFQACSISEARYLYDQLATICPIVMALSAASPFYRGYVSDIDCRWGVISASVDDRTREERGLEPLKNNHYRISKSRYDSIDSYLSECGEKYNDIDLTIDKDIYEHLIKEGIDHLLAQHIAHLFIRDPLTLFEEKIHLDDANESDHFENIQSTNWQTMRFKPPPPNSDIGWRVEFRPMEVQLTDFENSAYVVFVVLLTRVILSYKLDFLIPLSKVDENMKVAQKRDAVRQGMFYFRKDICKGGNVVVDGCGSAQNGTGTDTEEYILMSIDTIINGKEGVFPGLIPILNSYLENMEVDVDTRCTILNYLKLIKKRASGELMTVARWMREFIAQHPDYKQDSVITDEMNYSLIWKCNQIAQGQAECPELLGVGFNKKQSGNKTGSL comes from the exons GTGGAGTATATGTTAGTAAAATTTGACCATGAGAATAAGAAAGTACGCTTAGCACTACATGGCGAAGAAGTTCTTCAGACGCTGCAAGACAAGGGGGAGAAGATAAACCCCAA CCACCCAACACTCTGGCGACCAGAATATGGAAGCTATATGATTGAAGGGACACCCGGGCAGCCGTATGGGGGAACCATGTCTGAATTCAACACCGTACAAGACAACATGAGGAAAAGGAGGCAAGAGGCTGCCTCTGTGCTGAAAGAAAACGAGGCTGTTTGCACTGTGACATCTTTTCCAAG GTTAGGGTGTCCTGGATTTACGGTGCCAGAATATAAGCCAACGCCAGTAGAAGGAGGAGCTTCAAAATCCCTCTTCTTTCCAGATGAAGCCATCAATAAACATCCTAGGTTTAG tACGCTGACAAGAAATATCCGGCACCGAAGAGGAGAGAAGGTTGTCATAAATGTACCAA TATTTAAAGATAAGAACACGCCGTCCCCATTTATTGAAACATTTCCCAACGATgatggagaagcagcaaaagcagctaAACCagactatatatatatggatgCTATGGGTTTTGGAATGGGCAACTGCTGTCTTCAG GTAACATTCCAGGcttgcagcatttctgaagcGAGGTATCTCTATGATCAGCTAGCCACAATCTGTCCCATTGTG ATGGCATTGAGTGCTGCATCTCCATTCTACAGAGGCTATGTGTCCGATATTGATTGTCGCTGGGGAGTAATCTCTGCATCTGTGGATGATCGAACACGAGAAGAGAGGGGGCTGGAG CCACTGAAGAACAACCATTATAGAATCAGTAAATCCAGATATGATTCCATAGACAGTTATCTATCTGAATGTGGTGAGAAATACAATGACATTGATTTGACAATAGACAAAGATATCTACGAACACCTGATAAAGGAAG gtATTGACCACCTTTTGGCACAGCATATCGCACACTTGTTCATTCGAGACCCACTGACTTTGTTTGAGGAGAAAATACATCTAGATGATGCAAATGAATCTGATCATTTTGAG AACATACAGTCTACAAACTGGCAGACAATGAGATTTAAGCCACCCCCTCCAAATTCAGATATAGGATGGAGAGTGGAATTCAGGCCTATGGAG GTCCAGTTAACAGACTTCGAAAACTCTGCTTATGTTGTGTTTGTGGTACTGCTAACCAGAGTGATTCTGTCATATAAACTGGATTTTCTCATTCCTTTGTCCAAG gtgGATGAAAATATGAAGGTGGCCCAGAAAAGAGATGCTGTCCGGCAGGGAATGTTTTACTTTAGAAAGGATATTTGCAAAG GTGGAAATGTCGTTGTGGATGGATGTGGCTCTGCACAGAATGGGACAGGCACAGACACAGAAGAGTACATCTTAATGAGCATCGATACAATTATCAATGGGAAG GAGGGAGTCTTTCCTGGTTTGATCCCAATTTTGAATTCTTATCTTGAAAACATGGAAGTGGACGTGGACACAAGATGCACCATCCTGAACTACCTGaagttaataaaaaagagagCATCTG GAGAGCTGATGACAGTCGCCCGATGGATGAGGGAATTTATCGCACAGCATCCGGACTACAAGCAAGACAGCGTGATAACGGATGAGATGAATTACAGCCTCATTTGGAAATGCAACCAAATCGCACAAGGCCAGGCGGAGTGCCCTGAACTGTTGGGGGTAGGATTTAACAAGAAACAAAGCGGAAACAAAACTGGCTCTTTGTAA